From a single Eleginops maclovinus isolate JMC-PN-2008 ecotype Puerto Natales chromosome 2, JC_Emac_rtc_rv5, whole genome shotgun sequence genomic region:
- the LOC134873759 gene encoding charged multivesicular body protein 4b-like translates to MYFIGKLFSGGEKLTKQEETETLSDREELLMKKREFLRKKVDQEFLFAKNNSRKNRRAALQALRRKKWYEKHLKYIDCAVKAMKSAHAHLEIVNKLNDVMKNITEEPDLTQDISETLLSSAGFEVEFDEDELLAELQRLEMSVDESVLNKDKTEKRLSSTASPSQPAMTEEEDIEGDLERLRSWASAPS, encoded by the exons ATGTATTTCATCGGCAAGCTGTTCAGTGGGGGAGAGAAGCTGACAAAACAGGAGGAGACGGAGACTCTGTCAGACAGAGAGGAGTTGCTGATGAAGAAAAGGGAATTTCTGAGGAAGAAGGTTGACCAGGAGTTTCTGTTTGCCAAGAACAACAGCAGGAAGAACAGACGAG CTGCTCTGCAGGCGCTGAGGAGAAAGAAGTGGTATGAGAAACATCTGAAGTACATCGACTGCGCTGTGAAGGCCATGAAGTCTGCTCATGCACACTT AGAGATTGTCAACAAGCTGAATGACGTGATGAAGAACATCACAGAGGAGCCCGATCTGACCCAGGACATATCCGAAACCCTCCTCAGTTCTGCAGGCTTTGAAGTGGAATTTGATGAG GACGAGCTGCTGGCAGAGCTGCAGAGGCTGGAGATGAGTGTGGATGAGAGTGTccttaataaagacaaaacagagaAGAGACTGTCGTCCACTGCATCACCTTCTCAACCTG CCAtgacagaggaagaggacatTGAAGGAGATTTAGAGCGACTGAGGAGCTGGGCGAGTGCTCCCTCATAG